One window of the Spirochaetia bacterium 38H-sp genome contains the following:
- a CDS encoding tetratricopeptide repeat protein: protein MPDSRDIDKLGSLIIQLAEEPHVIEEWGESIELPPPVEPEKPKIRTSPLKQEESQDKSYQQETQEEEITIDDMLSRLDEPSEPNEKEPPDHDVFAELGFEHPDNEAGAEEKEETAIPGLEDILGDESLPDMDFLPDEESIGEDELAASDKAPDFSDIESGGDLLDTQDIDAIFPEESSQDMQDTEISGLEGEDFSIPQELLSPIEGEEEEQSVEELPDEIDIFSSREEEAEEEQAAVEKDITDQDELPPSDDIFPSLDDVDRELSSGIEDDLDFSEDLPKEAETLEEVLDESDFSSLPDINDDIFSDTPAEEEEQPHPDIPDDFSMPDFDEEISEEELSPLEGVEEPSVAREEIESELPDFSFEETAEDNQPPDDFSVPDLSDISSDTQEVSFEEPLEIAPEDENFSMDEFTFEEGRDEFSVDSDTSSAESDFSLPPELDDESDINLDEDIEVDEFSLRDFGEHFGVVEEAHDEIPDLDDNLNPAMAVTAEAAESLPEAEFSLSEEEFEKLQKTLFSMPRNLKIEVERLVAEQKIGGEDLEKLIRMLVAGESLKTIAAYVGKLTGKRIRIPAGYEKKTGVAFEEEKNSFGYILRYRIFPIIRAILAGTLALAGFTFLIYQFVYKPIYAYSLYSDGYKDIQAEVYDSAMTKFDRAGRVWRYKSWHYKYAEAFTEHRQYSLAEEVYVKLLAAYPYDKKGILDYAYLESDKLARYEKADTILLSYLREKNFKDKEIHLARGDNFLRWADEGAKDEFLRYEDARKAYARVLEYHGNSDELTERMLKFFVHQEEKAVELNIADIDNLSHVKTLIDFILNNDVKLSSGELARAGGYLMDRKEMEKVRDTLFKAREIDDLVPEVPYQLARYFEIVDKPADMEKALIAAEKLFTSRQSLDRRATGQLVDTYLRLGLLMADKGEVLTAEDYYRKGIKRYENALESRILRKKASYGRIYSALADIYYYNSDKEDVALSLYLKAEDSFYKSPENDYKVGRLYYRAGNMDSALERFSLAYEVQRKNKAALFALANTLYMRKSYAAAEGYYRRLLDMLEKQKAGIGYLNVQEDPRHKALLGAIIHVENNLGVCLFRLSGGSEGSDKYREALIYLTDAQELFVNLYRDPASLERAGIKNLAFINQDIILHPTTDFIRLPLAIYAKLPPSLDDENL, encoded by the coding sequence ATGCCTGACAGCAGAGACATAGATAAACTGGGAAGTCTCATTATACAGCTTGCGGAAGAACCTCATGTGATAGAGGAGTGGGGAGAATCAATAGAACTTCCTCCTCCTGTGGAGCCGGAGAAACCCAAGATAAGAACATCTCCTCTCAAGCAGGAAGAATCGCAGGACAAATCGTATCAGCAAGAAACTCAGGAAGAAGAGATAACAATTGACGATATGCTTTCCAGGTTGGATGAGCCTTCCGAGCCAAATGAGAAAGAGCCACCTGACCATGATGTCTTTGCTGAGCTTGGTTTTGAGCATCCCGATAATGAGGCCGGAGCAGAGGAAAAAGAAGAGACCGCTATCCCTGGATTGGAAGATATCCTTGGAGACGAGAGCCTGCCGGATATGGATTTCTTGCCAGATGAAGAATCCATAGGAGAGGATGAGCTTGCAGCTTCTGATAAAGCCCCAGATTTTTCGGACATAGAATCTGGGGGAGATTTGCTTGATACGCAGGATATCGATGCAATTTTTCCCGAGGAAAGTTCGCAAGATATGCAGGATACGGAGATAAGCGGCCTTGAGGGAGAAGACTTTTCCATACCACAAGAGCTACTCTCTCCTATAGAAGGCGAGGAAGAAGAGCAATCAGTAGAAGAATTGCCTGATGAGATAGACATATTCTCTTCTCGGGAAGAGGAGGCAGAAGAAGAGCAGGCTGCTGTTGAGAAGGATATAACGGACCAAGACGAGCTTCCTCCCTCTGACGATATATTCCCGTCTCTTGATGATGTTGATAGAGAGCTTTCTTCCGGAATTGAAGATGACTTAGATTTTTCTGAGGATCTTCCCAAAGAAGCTGAGACTCTTGAAGAAGTTTTGGATGAATCCGATTTTTCTTCTCTGCCAGATATCAATGATGATATATTCTCTGATACTCCAGCAGAAGAAGAGGAACAGCCTCATCCTGATATCCCAGATGATTTCTCCATGCCTGATTTTGATGAAGAAATTTCTGAAGAAGAGCTTTCTCCTCTTGAGGGTGTGGAAGAACCTTCTGTTGCCCGGGAAGAAATAGAGAGTGAGCTTCCTGATTTTTCTTTTGAAGAAACAGCAGAGGACAATCAGCCTCCTGATGATTTTTCTGTGCCTGACTTGTCTGATATTTCTTCTGATACGCAGGAAGTCTCTTTTGAGGAACCTCTTGAGATTGCTCCAGAAGATGAGAACTTCTCAATGGATGAGTTTACCTTTGAAGAAGGCAGGGATGAATTTTCTGTGGATAGTGATACTTCTTCTGCTGAGAGTGATTTTTCTCTTCCTCCCGAGCTAGATGATGAGAGTGACATCAATCTGGATGAAGATATAGAGGTGGATGAGTTTAGCCTCAGAGATTTTGGCGAGCATTTTGGTGTCGTAGAAGAAGCTCATGATGAGATTCCTGACTTGGATGATAATCTCAATCCTGCAATGGCTGTTACAGCAGAAGCTGCCGAGTCTCTGCCTGAGGCTGAGTTTAGCCTGAGCGAAGAAGAGTTTGAAAAGCTGCAAAAGACTCTTTTTTCCATGCCCAGAAATCTCAAGATAGAGGTTGAGCGTCTTGTTGCAGAACAGAAAATAGGAGGGGAAGACCTTGAAAAGCTCATAAGGATGCTTGTTGCAGGAGAATCTCTCAAGACCATAGCTGCTTATGTTGGAAAGCTTACTGGGAAGAGGATAAGAATCCCTGCAGGCTATGAGAAGAAGACAGGTGTAGCCTTTGAAGAGGAAAAAAACAGTTTTGGATATATACTTCGTTATAGAATTTTCCCTATAATACGGGCCATTTTGGCAGGGACTCTTGCACTTGCAGGTTTCACCTTCCTTATCTATCAGTTTGTCTATAAGCCTATTTATGCTTATAGCCTTTACAGTGATGGTTACAAGGACATCCAGGCAGAAGTCTATGACAGTGCCATGACCAAGTTTGACAGAGCGGGGAGAGTCTGGCGTTATAAATCTTGGCATTATAAGTATGCGGAGGCTTTTACAGAGCACCGCCAGTATAGCCTTGCAGAAGAAGTATATGTCAAGCTTCTTGCTGCCTATCCCTATGACAAGAAGGGTATACTGGATTATGCCTATCTTGAGTCGGATAAACTTGCACGATACGAAAAAGCAGATACGATACTTTTGTCCTATTTGCGAGAAAAGAACTTTAAAGATAAAGAAATACATCTAGCCAGAGGAGATAATTTTCTTAGGTGGGCTGACGAGGGAGCAAAAGATGAGTTTTTACGTTATGAAGACGCGAGAAAAGCCTATGCCCGTGTTCTGGAATACCATGGGAATAGCGACGAGCTTACAGAAAGAATGCTCAAGTTTTTTGTTCACCAGGAAGAAAAGGCTGTTGAGCTTAATATTGCAGATATAGATAACCTCTCTCACGTAAAAACCCTGATAGATTTTATTCTCAACAATGATGTAAAGCTTAGCTCCGGAGAACTTGCGCGGGCAGGCGGTTATCTTATGGATAGAAAAGAAATGGAGAAGGTAAGGGACACTCTTTTTAAAGCACGTGAGATCGACGACCTTGTACCAGAAGTGCCATATCAACTTGCAAGATATTTTGAAATCGTGGATAAGCCTGCGGATATGGAAAAAGCTCTCATCGCTGCAGAAAAGCTTTTTACAAGCAGACAGAGCCTTGACAGAAGAGCAACCGGACAGCTTGTGGACACATACCTGCGGCTTGGACTTCTCATGGCTGATAAAGGAGAAGTCCTTACGGCAGAGGACTATTATCGTAAGGGGATAAAACGCTACGAGAACGCGTTGGAAAGCAGAATCCTCAGAAAAAAAGCTTCCTACGGCAGGATATACTCCGCACTTGCGGACATCTATTATTACAATTCTGACAAAGAAGACGTAGCTCTTTCTCTCTACCTCAAGGCAGAAGACAGCTTCTACAAAAGCCCTGAGAATGACTACAAAGTAGGTCGGCTCTATTACAGAGCAGGCAACATGGACAGCGCACTGGAGCGATTTTCCTTAGCATATGAAGTGCAGAGAAAAAACAAAGCCGCTCTTTTTGCACTTGCCAATACACTGTACATGAGAAAAAGCTATGCAGCCGCAGAGGGTTACTACAGACGTCTTCTGGACATGCTTGAGAAACAAAAAGCAGGGATAGGTTACCTCAACGTACAGGAGGACCCCCGTCACAAAGCCCTTTTGGGAGCAATCATACATGTTGAGAACAACCTTGGAGTCTGCCTCTTTCGGCTTTCTGGAGGCTCAGAAGGCAGCGATAAATATAGAGAAGCCCTTATCTACCTAACGGATGCTCAGGAACTCTTTGTCAATCTTTACCGCGACCCGGCATCACTTGAACGTGCAGGCATAAAAAACCTTGCATTTATCAATCAGGATATAATATTGCATCCTACAACGGACTTTATCCGCCTGCCCCTTGCAATATACGCAAAACTTCCGCCATCTCTTGACGACGAAAATCTATAA
- the ilvE gene encoding branched-chain-amino-acid transaminase has translation MAKKSFSLSLYPWTYTAKYTTNGWIEEYQAKPHLGAEKEATLSEQEREALLERRNSFPQLPLVNFSTQYALSVFEGLKAFPQKDGSLRLFRPEQNAERFKRSMEGILMPPFPPELFVNAVKTLVRQNKNLGYYPRYSDTWEKDGFLSGHSVYIRPFSYSEPGIGLNQSEHPWVVIVSTPVGAYFEGPNNKAITSDMIRATENGTGWIKCASNYVISTLAKKKANSQGYMEAIFLDAKERKYLEEGSSCNIFVYLKDGTLVTPALGDTILPGITRKSIIELAQSMGIKTEERKIAIEEVMDSAKEVFVTGTAAGIAHIESVTHKGRTAVFADGKMGELTRELLLTLKGIQYGSHEDKFGWMTDIE, from the coding sequence ATGGCAAAGAAAAGTTTTAGTCTGTCATTGTATCCGTGGACTTACACAGCAAAATACACAACAAACGGTTGGATAGAAGAATATCAGGCAAAACCGCACTTGGGTGCGGAAAAAGAAGCAACTCTCTCAGAACAGGAAAGAGAAGCACTTCTTGAGAGGAGAAATTCTTTTCCGCAGCTGCCCCTTGTTAACTTTTCTACGCAGTATGCCCTCTCCGTATTTGAGGGGCTTAAGGCCTTTCCACAAAAAGACGGCTCGCTAAGACTGTTTCGACCAGAGCAGAATGCAGAACGCTTTAAGCGCTCCATGGAGGGGATACTTATGCCTCCGTTTCCGCCAGAACTTTTTGTAAATGCCGTAAAAACCCTAGTGAGACAAAATAAAAACCTTGGCTACTATCCGCGATACTCCGATACATGGGAAAAAGACGGCTTTCTATCAGGACACTCCGTATACATACGACCTTTTAGCTACTCAGAACCAGGCATAGGGCTCAACCAGTCAGAACACCCCTGGGTAGTAATAGTAAGCACCCCTGTTGGAGCATATTTTGAAGGACCCAACAACAAGGCAATAACAAGCGATATGATACGTGCAACAGAAAATGGAACAGGTTGGATAAAATGTGCTTCCAACTATGTAATCTCCACTCTTGCCAAGAAAAAAGCCAACAGCCAGGGCTATATGGAAGCCATATTCTTGGATGCAAAAGAAAGAAAATATCTTGAGGAAGGTTCATCCTGCAATATTTTTGTCTATCTCAAGGACGGTACACTTGTTACCCCTGCTCTGGGAGATACCATTCTGCCGGGAATTACAAGAAAGAGCATAATAGAGCTTGCACAATCAATGGGAATAAAGACAGAAGAGAGAAAAATCGCCATAGAAGAGGTTATGGACAGTGCAAAAGAGGTTTTTGTGACAGGCACTGCAGCAGGTATAGCCCATATAGAGTCAGTAACACACAAGGGCAGAACAGCCGTCTTTGCAGACGGCAAGATGGGAGAGCTTACTAGAGAGCTTCTTTTGACGCTCAAAGGCATACAATACGGTTCTCATGAGGATAAGTTTGGCTGGATGACTGATATAGAATAG
- a CDS encoding mannose-1-phosphate guanylyltransferase: MVDAVIIMAGGRGTRLWPASVEDSPKQFLPVEGEKNLLDLALERAFACNPNTPVFIVTGERYMEKTLSCTDKLEKNRKKQVRVVGEPAGKNTAPAIMLGMLMAEKECGNCNVLVLTADHLIKPLDAFVADVEKAVELSASGYHVAFGIRPSAPETGYGYIHVGEKIMSGRRVLEFKEKPDELTALAYLKDGSYLWNSGMFVFNSSLFVRELEKLSPDVAAAFLDADMSVEHDYRDGVSLYYGGDLPGIYAKTESISVDYALMEKTSLACVVEAGFEWSDVGSWDEYASLASVTGQVFEAESSGCTVLSDVPVALCGVDNLVVVFKNNRLLVLKKGKGQLVRDAAEFFDKRK, from the coding sequence ATGGTGGATGCTGTAATCATTATGGCAGGAGGAAGGGGAACGCGGTTATGGCCGGCTTCTGTGGAGGACTCTCCCAAGCAGTTTTTGCCTGTAGAAGGGGAAAAAAATCTTCTTGACCTTGCTCTAGAACGTGCGTTTGCCTGCAATCCTAATACCCCAGTTTTTATTGTTACTGGGGAACGATATATGGAAAAAACGCTTTCCTGCACGGATAAGCTGGAAAAAAATAGAAAAAAACAAGTTAGGGTCGTGGGAGAGCCTGCAGGTAAAAATACTGCACCGGCCATTATGCTGGGAATGCTGATGGCAGAGAAAGAGTGTGGCAACTGCAATGTACTTGTCCTTACTGCAGACCACCTTATAAAACCCCTGGACGCTTTTGTTGCGGATGTTGAAAAAGCAGTGGAACTTAGTGCCTCTGGATATCATGTTGCCTTTGGCATAAGACCTAGTGCTCCAGAGACAGGATACGGATATATACATGTGGGAGAAAAGATTATGTCTGGGAGGCGTGTCCTTGAGTTTAAAGAAAAGCCCGATGAGCTGACTGCACTTGCTTATCTCAAAGATGGCTCCTATCTTTGGAACTCTGGTATGTTTGTCTTTAATTCTTCTTTATTTGTAAGAGAGCTGGAGAAGCTATCTCCAGATGTTGCTGCTGCTTTTCTTGATGCCGATATGTCAGTGGAGCATGATTATAGAGACGGCGTGAGCCTTTATTATGGCGGAGATTTGCCTGGGATATATGCTAAGACAGAATCAATATCCGTAGATTATGCCCTTATGGAAAAAACTTCACTGGCCTGTGTAGTTGAGGCCGGATTTGAGTGGAGCGATGTGGGGAGTTGGGACGAGTATGCATCGCTAGCAAGTGTTACTGGACAGGTCTTTGAGGCAGAATCCTCAGGCTGTACAGTGCTCAGCGATGTGCCCGTTGCCTTGTGTGGAGTGGACAATCTTGTGGTTGTTTTTAAGAACAACAGGCTTCTTGTTTTAAAAAAAGGAAAGGGACAGCTTGTGCGGGATGCTGCAGAATTCTTTGATAAAAGAAAATAG
- a CDS encoding chorismate-binding protein, which produces MAIIIRELPAERFTPYSLARKLGAKALLESASFLKGRERYSLLLVEEAFRLEQRGRDVFFIKDGKRFRIKNPGRDILDACRYFADQHERADYDFPLPTGGVGFLSYEFASFCDKINIADKEEPLGLPLASFIFGHLWVVMDHYTDRMFLIAMDYKEAPCDIAALADRTESMLDNLDFSFMAAAPSASYNIEDVSCDQTWYLDAVSTVRDEIIAGNLLQAVPSRRLSLRTDMPAFEAYRVLRSSNPSPYMFFLDYGDYQLFGASPEVQIKVKHGEAVIRPIAGTRRRGRDAAEDFALEQELLADTKERAEHIMLVDLARNDLGRVCVPGSVMPAEYMVVERYSHVMHIVSEVRGRIADDYSGIDAFRASFPAGTVSGAPKIKAIETISRIEPVKRAFYAGSVGYIEPGGELDTCISIRTALKKGDMLYLQAGAGVVYDSVPEREFEETSEKLAALMHAIGLEEEHVPSDR; this is translated from the coding sequence GTGGCAATTATCATACGAGAGCTTCCTGCAGAGAGATTTACTCCATATTCCCTTGCCCGCAAGCTTGGAGCAAAGGCTCTACTGGAATCCGCTTCTTTTCTAAAGGGCAGAGAGAGATATTCTCTTCTTCTTGTTGAGGAAGCCTTCCGTCTGGAGCAGAGAGGAAGAGATGTCTTTTTTATAAAAGATGGTAAAAGGTTTAGGATAAAGAACCCGGGGAGAGATATTCTAGACGCATGCAGATATTTTGCAGATCAGCATGAGAGAGCTGACTATGACTTTCCTCTGCCAACTGGAGGAGTAGGATTCTTGTCTTACGAGTTTGCTTCCTTTTGCGATAAGATAAATATAGCAGACAAAGAAGAGCCTCTGGGGCTTCCTCTTGCTTCTTTTATTTTTGGGCATCTGTGGGTTGTTATGGACCATTATACGGACAGGATGTTTCTAATTGCTATGGATTACAAGGAGGCTCCGTGCGATATAGCCGCACTTGCCGATAGGACTGAGTCTATGCTGGATAATCTTGATTTTTCCTTCATGGCGGCTGCTCCATCTGCTTCTTATAATATAGAGGATGTAAGCTGCGACCAGACCTGGTATCTTGATGCTGTATCTACAGTTAGGGATGAGATTATTGCCGGTAATCTCTTGCAGGCAGTACCGTCCAGAAGGTTGTCTTTGCGTACGGATATGCCTGCCTTTGAGGCATATCGGGTTCTTAGATCTTCCAACCCTTCTCCTTATATGTTTTTTCTTGATTATGGAGATTATCAGCTTTTTGGCGCTTCTCCCGAGGTGCAGATAAAAGTAAAGCACGGAGAGGCTGTAATAAGACCCATAGCGGGCACTAGAAGGCGTGGCCGGGATGCTGCGGAGGACTTTGCACTTGAGCAGGAGCTTCTTGCTGATACCAAGGAGAGGGCAGAGCACATAATGCTCGTGGACCTTGCAAGAAACGATCTTGGCCGCGTATGCGTCCCAGGATCTGTTATGCCTGCGGAGTATATGGTTGTTGAGAGGTATTCTCATGTCATGCATATAGTCTCGGAGGTGAGGGGCAGGATTGCAGACGATTATAGTGGTATTGATGCCTTTAGAGCAAGTTTTCCTGCGGGTACTGTGAGCGGTGCTCCAAAAATCAAAGCGATAGAGACAATAAGCAGGATAGAGCCTGTAAAGAGGGCTTTTTATGCGGGTTCTGTGGGATATATTGAGCCAGGAGGAGAGCTGGATACATGTATAAGCATACGCACTGCGCTTAAAAAAGGGGATATGCTTTATTTGCAGGCAGGAGCTGGCGTAGTGTACGATTCTGTCCCGGAGAGAGAATTTGAAGAAACCAGTGAGAAATTGGCTGCTCTAATGCATGCCATAGGTTTGGAGGAAGAACATGTACCTTCTGATAGATAA